In Channa argus isolate prfri chromosome 23, Channa argus male v1.0, whole genome shotgun sequence, the following are encoded in one genomic region:
- the prr33 gene encoding neurofilament heavy polypeptide produces MAVAYSVVSQPGLLSQQYPPPLLPKPGKDNVRLQKLLKRTAKKKTSTQASQVIAPFRSSLSPVNEASPDLEHSDHSTPPRTPEASSLYYGGQQPPRYTIRQPYQHVASPYPQRASFGRGARFSPQTVAMPSYSYSQHVTIVSSYSEPAHLSAVSPAQGLVAQTAVPKIPLPAFSVPEATVPATVTKPGFGETHAGLRPAAAVVAPQQKPRSPGQIPYPSIGGQTVTRPLTVLTQFVKPKSPRPTFKATEPSRSPKPMFDVPQIRLYTASTSYYEASRTPPMFDTSELTAIGSTLPQSTILRETKQDLTPKNEVQRHATHTLLGTESQRKTPTSEIKRGTTPTSEVQKTTSASEIRRTPTAEMKRSTPTAEMKRSTPTAEMKRSTPMAEMKRSTPTAEMKRSTPTAEMKRSTPTAELKRATPTFEIRVKTPTHEFQTRTTAGRPKTPAYHVTRATTPVFEVSKPNPLLFAVSPIMVEPERSKTKPETILNGDIYSDMTPVAKPVQQSMTKSKSEPDLTKQKITAARDGSQRPQTITSEPAKTAVSSSEYGYQRPKTPTYEASRLMTTSPGYERPKTPTGVSPVAFQRPKPPTQVAQMPKSSYRGLTPAEYSAYGGIKTYTPAFGISSLKTSTQEGVQVTKEHSAECETVSKHLAVKEPSKAELPKVKEKPKDLRDEKTYTPPSIPIIVVSQASDTPGTTLREETSMASNQVTKKQETPKAKPPTAEVTTPESQKVELPVQEVTKPPPHQGPDHDALKAVRKLLGKDKVQAAEWKAGTKTETDVSERKEAVKPVATTETKAEDSKPSQAVVPALPAKAPAVKPAGNEDKGKDASEKTEGDESMTAAEPLLKVIQKPKGMKSKMSGWSRLKKHMVVEQEEPQFPDSKNGFEKEATGQDQSEAKIAEEEATNEPEAQDKNQTKDTPKATKMWDAVLFQMFSTKENIMHQIELNKKEDQKKKEITDEEKEIPSFAYRLPVLLFSPKFDAKRLKEAASRPVTKISTVFEMGLIGRKGKDEEPKDFNRTARGFTAS; encoded by the coding sequence ATGGCTGTCGCTTACAGTGTTGTCTCCCAGCCTGGCCTGCTTTCCCAGCAATACCCCCCGCCCCTGCTGCCCAAGCCCGGAAAGGACAATGTTCGGCTTCAGAAGCTCCTCAAGCGAACCGCCAAGAAAAAGACCTCAACACAAGCATCACAGGTCATCGCACCTTTCCGCTCCAGCCTTTCTCCTGTGAATGAAGCAAGCCCTGACCTCGAGCACAGTGACCACTCCACCCCTCCCCGGACTCCAGAGGCATCCTCTTTGTACTATGGTGGCCAGCAGCCTCCTAGATACACCATCAGGCAGCCGTATCAGCATGTGGCTTCACCTTACCCTCAGCGTGCATCTTTTGGCAGAGGAGCAAGGTTCTCGCCTCAGACTGTAGCAATGCCATCATACTCTTATTCCCAGCATGTCACCATAGTTTCTTCATATTCTGAACCAGCCCACCTCTCTGCAGTTTCACCAGCTCAGGGGCTGGTGGCCCAGACAGCGGTGCCCAAAATACCTCTGCCAGCCTTTTCTGTGCCTGAAGCAACTGTACCTGCTACTGTGACAAAGCCTGGTTTTGGTGAAACCCATGCTGGTCTAAGACCAGCTGCAGCCGTGGTTGCCCCACAGCAAAAACCCAGAAGTCCAGGTCAAATTCCATATCCATCAATAGGTGGACAAACTGTCACTCGACCTCTCACTGTGTTGACCCAGTTTGTCAAACCTAAGAGTCCACGTCCAACATTCAAAGCAACTGAGCCCTCAAGATCCCCAAAACCTATGTTTGATGTACCTCAAATTCGGTTGTACACAGCAAGCACATCGTACTATGAGGCATCCAGGACCCCACCAATGTTCGACACATCTGAATTAACCGCCATTGGCAGCACCCTACCTCAAAGTACAATTTTAAGAGAAACCAAACAAGATTTGACTCCAAAAAATGAGGTTCAAAGACATGCAACACACACTTTACTCGGGACAGAGTCCCAGAGAAAAACACCAACTTCAGAAATTAAAAGAGGCACCACACCAACGTCTGAAGTTCAAAAAACAACGTCAGCTTCTGAAATTAGAAGAACCCCAACGGCTGAAATGAAAAGATCAACGCCAACGGCTGAAATGAAAAGATCAACCCCAACGGCTGAAATGAAAAGATCAACACCAATGGCTGAAATGAAAAGATCAACACCAACGGCTGAAATGAAAAGATCAACACCAACGGCTGAAATGAAAAGATCAACACCAACAGCTGAACTCAAGAGAGCCACTCCAACATTTGAAATTAGAGTTAAAACACCAACTCACGAGTTCCAAACAAGAACTACAGCAGGACGGCCTAAAACCCCAGCCTACCATGTGACACGGGCTACAACACCAGTCTTTGAAGTCTCAAAACCCAATCCTCTCTTGTTTGCAGTTTCGCCAATCATGGTAGAGCCGGAGAGGTCAAAAACAAAGCCTGAAACAATACTGAATGGGGACATTTACTCAGATATGACACCAGTGGCGAAACCAGTCCAACAAAGTATGACAAAATCAAAGTCAGAGCCTgatctgacaaaacaaaaaatcacaGCTGCCAGAGATGGTTCTCAAAGACCTCAAACAATTACGTCAGAGCCAGCAAAAACAGCAGTGTCCAGCAGTGAGTATGGCTATCAAAGGCCTAAGACACCAACATATGAGGCCTCCCGCCTTATGACCACATCACCTGGGTATGAAAGACCAAAGACACCTACTGGTGTATCACCTGTAGCCTTCCAGAGACCTAAACCCCCAACTCAAGTTGCTCAAATGCCAAAGTCTTCCTATCGTGGATTGACACCTGCTGAATATTCTGCTTACGGTGgaatcaaaacttacactccagCATTTGGTATCTCGAGCTTAAAGACATCAACTCAAGAGGGGGTTCAAGTTACAAAAGAGCATTCAGCAGAATGTGAAACAGTTAGCAAACACCTGGCTGTGAAAGAACCTTCTAAAGCTGAGTTGCCTAAAGTCAAAGAGAAGCCTAAAGATCTCAGAGATGAAAAGACATACACCCCTCCTTCAATCCCTATTATAGTTGTGTCACAAGCATCTGACACCCCAGGAACAACATTAAGAGAAGAGACAAGCATGGCATCCAATCAggtaacaaaaaaacaggaaacaccgAAGGCCAAACCTCCAACAGCAGAGGTGACAACTCCTGAGAGTCAGAAGGTGGAACTGCCAgtacaagaggtcacaaaaccTCCTCCACATCAAGGTCCTGACCATGATGCTCTCAAGGCAGTAAGAAAACTTTTAGGCAAAGATAAAGTCCAGGCTGCAGAATGGAAAGCTGGAACTAAAACAGAAACTGATGTCTCAGAACGAAAAGAGGCAGTGAAACCTGTAGCTACCACTGAGACTAAAGCTGAAGATTCAAAGCCAAGCCAAGCAGTAGTGCCTGCTCTGCCTGCCAAGGCCCCTGCTGTGAAACCAGCAGGAAATGAAGACAAAGGAAAAGATGCATCGGAGAAAACTGAAGGTGATGAGTCCATGACAGCAGCAGAGCCCCTTCTGAAAGTCATACAGAAGCCGAAGGGAATGAAATCTAAAATGAGTGGTTGGTCTCGACTCAAGAAGCACATGGTGGTGGAGCAGGAAGAGCCCCAATTTCCAGATTCCAAGAATGGATTTGAAAAGGAGGCTACAGGGCAGGACCAGAGTGAGGCAAAGATAGCTGAAGAGGAAGCTACTAACGAGCCTGAAGCTCAGGATAAGAACCAAACTAAAGACACTCCCAAGGCAACAAAGATGTGGGACGCTGTCCTCTTCCAGATGTTTTCTACCAAAGAGAACATCATGCACCAGATAGAGTTAAACAAAAAAGAGgatcagaaaaagaaagagataaCAGACGAAGAGAAAGAAATACCTTCGTTTGCATACCGGCTGCCTGTGCTGCTTTTCAGTCCCAAGTTTGATGCTAAAAGGCTGAAAGAAGCGGCGTCGAGGCCGGTGACAAAAATTTCAACAGTGTTTGAAATGGGTCTCATTGGGCGGAAAGGTAAAGACGAGGAACCAAAAGACTTTAACAGAACAGCGAGAGGGTTCACTGCTAGTTAA